A section of the Oncorhynchus keta strain PuntledgeMale-10-30-2019 chromosome 15, Oket_V2, whole genome shotgun sequence genome encodes:
- the LOC118394372 gene encoding uncharacterized protein LOC118394372 produces MSTARRHGLAETHLSTPGVVSGQIHQDFYISHLIRQLEDLDMSSGVRAQKIFPSRLNSSIYLTTCHSPSESASVQSQSQRAQFRMIHRRPTINIHHLNSRLRHPSFTKHNQGEGRDTSSSESLLKITPVQAAYTINSRDRRRANGERRVKTFYCWGPMNDRAGLGSGTSTDGSKRNGSSTPADIHSDASDLSDQEKGGAQAHEWVTPEVELRLRPEPFDLDSDLHFSELSEAQSPFAEVLPASLKVLDLTRSLPSTVDWESRQSLHMREPSLVAIVSRLSEMEDLQAATVQRELTKTGRCRPATAVSLTRSTSRLRKADSVVSSVTELSLSRDSRTRPTCAPYKQNRIRVGARPHTVFKRPCSSSAKLNRTETLVQVQSWGEGSTPKPTGCTKIRKAKASKKGTLTSHRVSPPSSAKRTKARDLRKA; encoded by the exons GACTTCTATATCTCTCATCTGATTCGTCAACTTGAGGACTTGGACATGTCAAGTGGCGTCAGAGCACAGAAG ATATTTCCATCAAGACTCAATTCAAGTATCTACCTGACCACCTGCCATAGCCCATCAGAGTCTGCATCAGT CCAGAGCCAATCACAGAGAGCCCAGTTCAGGATGATCCACAGACGTCCAACAATCAACATCCATCATCTCAACAGCAGGCTACGGCACCCGAGTTTCACCAAACATAACCAAGGGGAGGGCCGGGACACAAGCTCCAGTGAGTCTCTGTTGAAAATCACACCTGTCCAGGCGGCTTACACTATCAATTCGAGGGACAGGAGAAGGGCCAATGgggagaggagggtaaagacatTCTACTGTTGGGGCCCAATGAATGACAGAGCAGGGCTTGGGTCAGGAACCAGCACCGATGGGTCAAAGCGAAACGGTAGCAGCACACCGGCAGACATCCACTCTGACGCCAGCGATCTATCCGACCAAGAGAAAGGGGGCGCCCAGGCCCACGAGTGGGTCACGCCCGAAGTAGAGCTCCGGTTGAGGCCTGAACCTTTCGACCTGGACTCCGACTTGCACTTCTCGGAGTTGTCGGAGGCCCAGTCGCCATTTGCGGAGGTGCTCCCAGCATCTCTGAAAGTGCTGGATCTGACCCGGAGTCTGCCCAGCACGGTCGATTGGGAAAGTCGCCAGAGCCTGCACATGCGAGAGCCTTCATTGGTTGCCATCGTAAGCAGACTATCTGAGATGGAGGATCTGCAGGCGGCCACAGTACAGCGAGAGCTGACCAAAACGGGCCGGTGTCGGCCAGCTACGGCAGTCAGCTTGACCAGGAGTACTTCTCGCTTGAGGAAAGCGGATTCAGTTGTGTCCAGTGTTACGGAACTGAGCCTGTCTCGAGACTCACGCACTAGGCCGACTTGTGCTCCTTACAAACAGAATCGCATCAGGGTGGGTGCAAGGCCACATACAGTCTTTAAGAGGCCCTGTTCCAGCTCAGCCAAACTAAACAGGACAGAGACCCTTGTCCAGGTCCAGTCTTGGGGTGAGGGATCAACACCAAAACCTACAGGTTGCACCAAAATCAGAAAAGCCAAAGCTAGCAAGAAAGGTACATTGACCTCCCACAGAGTGTCACCACCAAGCTCTGCAAAGAGAACTAAAGCCAGGGACTTGAGAAAAGCTTAA